The proteins below come from a single Benincasa hispida cultivar B227 chromosome 4, ASM972705v1, whole genome shotgun sequence genomic window:
- the LOC120076584 gene encoding lysine histidine transporter-like 5, protein MEPENNDIVRVDNIEPVGSTTTPTTEATTTTAPPEEDKPQSQLSNWLPITASRKAKWWYSAFHNVTAMVGAGVLGLPFALSQLGWAPGVTAIVMSWIITFYSLWQLVELHEAAPGRRFDRYHELGMYAFGPKLGYWTIMPLQLTVQVASTIVYTVTGGKSLKKSFDLMFPEVFNKIRQTYFILFFTAFQLVMSQSPNFNSLKGVSLLAAIMSFAYSMVACVASFIKGTADHHIHHVTYGVRSHTTASRTFDALNGIGTIAFAFAGHSVALEIQATIPSTEETPSKIPMWRGVLVAYIIVAICYISVSVSGYWAFGIAVEDDVLVSLEKPNWLIAAANFMVFLHVIGSYQVFAMPVFDTIESALVQKYEFKPSRTLRLIARSSYVALVGFVGMCIPFFGGLLGFFGGLVFAATSYFVPCIMWLLIKRPKPWSFHWIASWTATIVGLAIAVLTPVGGLRQIILSFKTYEIFS, encoded by the exons ATGGAACCAGAGAACAACGACATCGTCCGTGTTGACAATATTGAGCCGGTGGGTTCCACCACTACGCCTACGACCGAGGCCACGACTACGACTGCACCGCCTGAAGAAGACAAGCCCCAATCCCAGCTCAGCAACTGGTTGCCCATCACGGCCTCCAGGAAAGCCAAATGGTGGTACTCCGCTTTTCACAATGTCACCGCCATGGTCGGCGCCGGCGTTCTCGGCCTGCCATTTGCCCTCTCTCAGCTTGGATG ggctCCTGGAGTGACAGCCATTGTGATGTCGTGGATAATCACGTTCTACTCGTTGTGGCAACTGGTGGAGTTGCACGAGGCGGCTCCCGGGCGGCGATTTGACCGTTACCATGAACTTGGGATGTATGCGTTCGGGCCAAAGCTGGGTTATTGGACTATAATGCCTCTTCAACTCACAGTTCAAGTGGCTTCCACCATTGTGTACACAGTCACCGGCGGGAAGTCGTTGAAGAAGTCATTCGACCTTATGTTTCCAGAGGTGTTCAATAAAATCCGACAAACCTACTTCATTCTCTTCTTCACGGCGTTTCAGTTAGTAATGTCCCAAAGCCCCAATTTCAATTCCTTGAAAGGAGTTTCCCTTCTTGCTGCAATCATGTCCTTCGCCTACTCCATGGTAGCTTGCGTTGCATCATTCATCAAAGGAACAGCCGACCACCACATCCACCATGTCACCTATGGGGTTCGATCCCACACCACCGCAAGCCGGACCTTCGATGCCTTGAATGGAATCGGGACGATCGCGTTCGCCTTCGCGGGGCACAGCGTGGCTCTAGAAATACAAGCCACCATTCCTTCAACCGAAGAGACGCCGTCCAAGATCCCCATGTGGCGCGGGGTTTTGGTGGCTTACATCATTGTTGCCATCTGCTACATCTCCGTTTCTGTTTCAGGATATTGGGCCTTTGGGATCGCTGTTGAAGACGACGTTCTTGTTTCTCTGGAGAAGCCTAATTGGCTCATTGCTGCTGCCAACTTCATGGTCTTTCTCCACGTCATTGGAAGCTATCAG GTATTTGCAATGCCGGTGTTCGATACCATAGAATCGGCTCTAGTACAAAAGTACGAGTTCAAGCCAAGTCGAACACTGCGACTAATTGCTCGTAGCAGTTATGTTG CGCTAGTAGGATTTGTGGGGATGTGCATTCCATTCTTTGGAGGATTACTTGGATTCTTCGGTGGACTAGTGTTTGCTGCCACCTCATATTTC GTGCCTTGCATCATGTGGTTGCTGATCAAACGCCCCAAACCATGGAGCTTCCATTGGATTGCATCTTGG ACGGCGACCATCGTTGGATTAGCAATAGCGGTGCTGACCCCAGTTGGTGGACTTCGACAGATTATTCTTTCATTCAAGACCTATGAGATTTTTTCTTAG